In a single window of the Acidimicrobiales bacterium genome:
- a CDS encoding VOC family protein: MDRPEMSLTSAVLGAPDPQALGRFYERLLGWSIGTDEPDWVTLRPPGGGTGLSFQLEDAYEPPVWPPEPGAQQMMVHLDVEVADLEAAVAWAVDAGARVAGFQPQEGVRVMLDPAGHPFCLFADG, encoded by the coding sequence ATGGATCGACCGGAGATGTCGTTGACGTCGGCGGTGCTCGGGGCGCCGGACCCGCAGGCGCTCGGCCGGTTCTACGAGCGGCTGCTCGGGTGGTCGATCGGGACCGACGAGCCGGACTGGGTGACGTTGCGCCCGCCGGGCGGCGGCACCGGGCTGTCGTTCCAGCTGGAGGACGCCTACGAGCCGCCGGTGTGGCCGCCCGAGCCCGGTGCCCAGCAGATGATGGTCCACCTCGACGTCGAGGTCGCCGACCTGGAGGCGGCCGTCGCCTGGGCCGTCGACGCCGGCGCCCGGGTGGCGGGGTTCCAGCCCCAGGAGGGGGTCAGGGTCATGCTCGACCCGGCCGGCCACCCGTTCTGCCTGTTCGCCGACGGCTGA
- a CDS encoding NAD-dependent epimerase/dehydratase family protein, translating into MRIAVTGATGNVGTSLLDALERDPQVESVVGVARRQPGPEASGRWAKATWVEADVAEGDGLTEAFRGADAVVHLAWLIQPSHRVDVLWKANVVGSRRVLEAVAAAGVPALVHASSVGAYSPGPKEPVDESWPTDGIATSPYSWQKAYVERLLDVFERDWPEVRVVRLRPGLMLKGEAATGVRRLFLGPLLPNRVLPQQLATAIRKAPARFQVLHADDGGEAFHLACVRDVRGPFNLAAEPVLGSQDRNRPFLAAARGAARAAWALHLQPADPGWVDLVQHTPLLDTTRARTELGWMPAHTADEAVDDLVAGLRGGDTAETPPLAAETSGPARSHELATGIGQRP; encoded by the coding sequence ATGAGGATCGCCGTCACCGGGGCCACCGGCAACGTCGGCACCAGCCTGCTCGACGCCCTCGAGCGGGACCCGCAGGTCGAGTCGGTGGTCGGCGTGGCCAGGCGGCAGCCGGGGCCGGAGGCGTCGGGCCGGTGGGCCAAGGCCACCTGGGTCGAGGCCGACGTGGCGGAGGGCGACGGGCTCACCGAGGCCTTCCGGGGCGCGGACGCCGTCGTCCACCTGGCCTGGCTCATCCAGCCGTCCCACCGGGTCGACGTGCTGTGGAAGGCCAACGTGGTCGGCAGCCGCAGGGTGCTCGAGGCGGTCGCCGCCGCCGGCGTGCCGGCGCTCGTCCACGCCTCCTCGGTCGGGGCCTACTCCCCCGGGCCGAAGGAGCCGGTGGACGAGTCCTGGCCGACCGACGGGATCGCCACCTCGCCCTACTCGTGGCAGAAGGCGTACGTGGAGCGCCTGCTCGACGTGTTCGAGCGGGACTGGCCCGAGGTGCGGGTGGTGCGCTTGCGGCCCGGGCTGATGCTGAAGGGCGAGGCCGCCACCGGCGTGCGGCGCCTGTTCCTCGGGCCGCTGCTGCCCAACCGCGTCCTCCCCCAGCAGCTGGCGACGGCCATCCGCAAGGCGCCGGCCCGCTTCCAGGTGCTCCACGCCGACGACGGCGGCGAGGCGTTCCACCTCGCCTGCGTGCGGGACGTGCGGGGCCCGTTCAACCTGGCCGCCGAGCCCGTCCTCGGCAGCCAGGACCGCAACCGGCCCTTCCTCGCCGCCGCCCGCGGCGCGGCCAGGGCCGCCTGGGCCCTGCACCTCCAGCCGGCCGACCCCGGCTGGGTCGACCTCGTGCAGCACACCCCGCTCCTCGACACGACGCGGGCGAGGACCGAGCTCGGCTGGATGCCGGCCCACACCGCCGACGAGGCCGTCGACGACCTCGTCGCCGGCCTCCGGGGCGGCGACACGGCCGAGACCCCGCCGCTCGCCGCCGAGACGAGCGGCCCGGCCCGCTCCCACGAGCTCGCCACCGGCATCGGCCAGCGCCCCTAG
- a CDS encoding zinc-dependent alcohol dehydrogenase produces MKAVVWHGKEQLSVDEVDDPRIEEPTDAIVRITSTAICGSDLHLYKGIAIGMKDGDIVGHEPMGVVEEVGPEVTGIAPGDRVVVPFNISCGHCHTCRRGYYSQCETTQNRTVRKGASLFGYTHLYGGVAGGQAEYLRVPQAHFGPIKVPEGPPDDRFLFLSDVLPTSWQAVDYADLEPGGTTVVFGLGPIGQMSARIARHLGQERVIGIDPVPERRAMAERHGIETLDPNAVDDVTDALFDLTSGGAESVIDAVGTEGGGSTVDSVLQAVKVQPDKLNVLRNAIGSVRRGGTLSISGVYFGHYPLYPLGDVFDKQITVRVGQANVRRWVDDLMPLLTDEDPLGVHDLVTHRVPLSDAPKAYEQFQQKTDGTIKVVLEPGA; encoded by the coding sequence ATGAAGGCCGTCGTGTGGCACGGGAAAGAGCAGCTCTCCGTCGACGAGGTCGACGACCCGAGGATCGAGGAGCCCACCGACGCGATCGTGCGGATCACCTCGACCGCCATCTGCGGGTCCGACCTCCACCTCTACAAGGGCATCGCCATCGGCATGAAGGACGGCGACATCGTCGGCCACGAGCCCATGGGGGTCGTCGAGGAGGTCGGCCCCGAGGTGACCGGGATCGCCCCCGGCGACCGGGTCGTGGTCCCGTTCAACATCTCCTGCGGGCACTGCCACACGTGCCGGCGGGGCTACTACTCGCAGTGCGAGACCACCCAGAACCGGACGGTGCGCAAGGGCGCCAGCCTGTTCGGCTACACCCACCTGTACGGCGGGGTGGCCGGCGGCCAGGCCGAGTACCTGCGGGTCCCCCAGGCCCACTTCGGCCCGATCAAGGTGCCCGAGGGCCCGCCCGACGACCGGTTCCTGTTCCTGTCGGACGTGCTGCCCACGTCGTGGCAGGCCGTGGACTACGCCGACCTCGAGCCGGGTGGCACCACGGTCGTGTTCGGCCTCGGCCCGATCGGGCAGATGTCGGCCCGCATCGCCCGCCACCTCGGCCAGGAGCGGGTGATCGGCATCGACCCCGTCCCCGAGCGGCGGGCCATGGCCGAGCGCCACGGCATCGAGACCCTCGACCCGAACGCCGTCGACGACGTCACCGACGCCCTGTTCGACCTGACCTCCGGCGGCGCCGAGTCGGTCATCGACGCGGTCGGCACCGAGGGCGGCGGGTCCACGGTCGACTCCGTGCTCCAGGCCGTCAAGGTCCAGCCGGACAAGCTCAACGTGCTGCGCAACGCCATCGGTTCGGTGCGGCGGGGCGGCACCCTGTCGATCAGCGGCGTGTACTTCGGGCACTACCCGCTCTATCCGCTGGGCGACGTGTTCGACAAGCAGATCACCGTGCGGGTCGGGCAGGCCAACGTGCGCCGCTGGGTCGACGACCTGATGCCGCTGCTGACCGACGAGGACCCCCTCGGCGTCCACGACCTCGTCACCCACCGCGTCCCGCTGTCGGACGCGCCGAAGGCCTACGAGCAGTTCCAGCAGAAGACCGACGGCACGATCAAGGTGGTCCTGGAGCCGGGCGCATGA
- a CDS encoding cyanophycinase: MPGALIAIGGAEDKLGRRKILGEFVRLAGGADARLAVISTASALGDQATEVYRSVFSGYGVSDVRGLRPVTRQEAGDPATVGQLDGVTGVFMTGGNQVRLSTVVAGTALGDALLAANAAGAVVGGTSAGASALTSHMVAFGAGGAVPRQRMAQLCAGLNLLPGMIIDQHFEQRTRIGRLMALVALSPSLLGIGVDEDTAAVFPPDGTFHVIGKGAVTVVDGREVESDAYEANQTARIMVSGAVLHSLPAGWRFDLAARKVAGRADAGDEDRPPRARTGVAPTAARLARRMAAEGADDRVVQRNARQRARRAVAREEEASE, encoded by the coding sequence GTGCCCGGCGCGCTCATCGCCATCGGAGGCGCCGAGGACAAGCTCGGCCGCCGCAAGATCCTCGGCGAGTTCGTCCGGCTGGCCGGTGGCGCCGACGCCCGCCTGGCCGTGATCTCCACGGCGTCGGCCCTCGGCGACCAGGCCACGGAGGTCTACCGGTCGGTCTTCTCGGGCTACGGCGTGTCCGACGTGCGGGGCCTGCGGCCGGTCACCCGGCAGGAGGCCGGCGACCCCGCCACGGTCGGCCAGCTCGACGGCGTGACCGGCGTGTTCATGACCGGCGGCAACCAGGTGCGGCTGTCGACCGTGGTCGCCGGCACCGCGCTCGGCGACGCCCTCCTCGCCGCCAACGCGGCCGGAGCGGTGGTCGGCGGCACCTCGGCCGGGGCCAGCGCGCTCACCTCGCACATGGTGGCGTTCGGGGCCGGCGGCGCCGTCCCCCGCCAGCGGATGGCCCAGCTCTGCGCCGGGCTCAACCTGCTGCCCGGCATGATCATCGACCAGCACTTCGAGCAGCGGACGAGGATCGGGCGGCTGATGGCCCTGGTCGCCCTGTCGCCCAGCCTGCTCGGCATCGGCGTGGACGAGGACACGGCCGCCGTCTTCCCGCCCGACGGCACCTTCCACGTGATCGGCAAGGGCGCGGTCACGGTGGTGGACGGGCGCGAGGTGGAGTCCGACGCCTACGAGGCCAACCAGACGGCCAGGATCATGGTGTCCGGCGCCGTGCTGCACTCGCTGCCCGCCGGGTGGCGCTTCGACCTGGCGGCGAGGAAGGTGGCCGGCCGGGCGGACGCCGGGGACGAGGACCGCCCGCCCCGGGCGCGGACGGGGGTGGCGCCGACGGCGGCCCGGCTGGCCCGGCGGATGGCGGCCGAGGGCGCCGACGACCGGGTGGTGCAGCGCAACGCCCGCCAGCGGGCCCGCCGGGCGGTGGCGCGAGAGGAGGAGGCCTCGGAGTGA